One [Clostridium] saccharolyticum WM1 DNA segment encodes these proteins:
- a CDS encoding LysM peptidoglycan-binding domain-containing protein has product MREAMIIHVVQPGETIFSISEYYKIPVNRLILENGIENPNNLAVGQTIVIVQPETLYTVQAGDTLESIAEQYGVSPMELLRNNPYLSDRKILYVGETIVITYQTTKTRTTATSGYIFPFIDHSVLIKTLPFLSYLTIFNYRATMDGEIVSSDDDTELIQLAKTYGTAPMMFVSTMMEEGIVSREVTFNILNNPAVQESLIENALQILKTKGFYGINIYTESITYENIDSFAVYLERAAAIFHSQGFRVVITITPATNIDTPNVGFEKIDYSKLSDFVDGIIFSSYDWARSYSYPSAIFPVNILRDLLDYMVSIIPSEKIFLGVTALGYDWTLPYVPGATEATVISYNGAVQIAAENGIPIQYNEAAQSPFFYYTDNDGIMHVVWTKDARSFDARARLVEEYNLQGLSFWTVMRFVAQMWFIINNQYYIQKFIFD; this is encoded by the coding sequence TTGAGAGAAGCCATGATCATACACGTTGTTCAACCCGGTGAAACCATATTTTCAATATCAGAGTATTATAAAATTCCTGTTAACAGGTTAATATTGGAAAACGGAATTGAAAACCCTAACAATTTAGCAGTTGGCCAAACCATCGTGATTGTTCAACCGGAAACACTCTACACGGTCCAGGCCGGCGATACTTTGGAGAGTATTGCGGAGCAGTACGGTGTTTCACCAATGGAATTGTTAAGAAATAATCCCTATCTTTCCGATAGGAAAATTTTATACGTCGGTGAAACCATAGTTATAACCTATCAAACGACTAAAACAAGAACAACTGCCACCAGTGGATATATCTTTCCTTTTATTGATCATTCTGTTTTAATAAAAACACTTCCTTTTTTATCCTATCTTACCATATTTAATTATAGGGCTACGATGGATGGAGAAATTGTCTCCAGTGATGATGACACGGAACTTATCCAACTTGCTAAAACATATGGTACTGCACCCATGATGTTTGTCTCCACAATGATGGAAGAGGGAATCGTCAGCCGTGAGGTGACCTTTAATATTTTAAATAATCCTGCTGTGCAGGAGAGCCTGATTGAAAATGCTCTTCAAATCCTGAAAACAAAAGGCTTTTATGGTATAAACATATATACTGAATCCATTACCTATGAAAATATAGACAGCTTTGCAGTTTATTTGGAAAGGGCCGCAGCAATCTTTCATTCACAAGGTTTCAGGGTAGTAATTACCATAACACCGGCTACGAATATTGATACCCCAAACGTTGGTTTTGAAAAAATTGACTATTCTAAATTGTCTGATTTTGTAGATGGGATCATATTTTCTTCTTACGATTGGGCTAGGTCTTACAGTTATCCAAGCGCCATTTTTCCGGTTAATATCTTAAGAGATTTGTTGGATTACATGGTAAGTATTATTCCGTCTGAAAAAATTTTTTTGGGAGTCACTGCTCTGGGTTATGATTGGACACTTCCCTATGTTCCCGGTGCCACAGAAGCTACTGTAATATCATACAATGGTGCGGTACAAATTGCAGCGGAAAATGGCATACCAATACAATATAATGAAGCAGCACAGTCGCCTTTTTTCTATTATACAGATAATGATGGAATTATGCATGTCGTATGGACGAAGGATGCAAGAAGCTTCGACGCAAGGGCAAGACTGGTAGAAGAATATAATCTTCAGGGCTTATCTTTTTGGACCGTTATGAGATTCGTTGCACAAATGTGGTTTATTATTAATAATCAATATTACATCCAGAAGTTTATCTTTGATTAA
- a CDS encoding threonine/serine exporter family protein, with protein sequence MVVQTMGAFLAVISFSLILELPRKHVALAGGIGAAGWLVYLLVDAAAGSVIAAAFLSSLLVALASHIFARIFKTPVTVFLVAGILPSVPGTSIYRSVSYVISNNPQLSSHYLVETLQVSGAIAMAIFIMDSLFRLGQKK encoded by the coding sequence ATGGTAGTACAGACGATGGGGGCTTTTCTGGCAGTGATCAGTTTTTCCCTGATCCTGGAACTCCCAAGGAAGCACGTGGCTTTGGCGGGAGGAATCGGCGCAGCCGGCTGGCTTGTTTACCTTTTGGTAGATGCCGCGGCTGGGTCTGTCATAGCCGCGGCCTTTTTATCCAGTTTGCTGGTGGCCTTAGCCAGCCATATTTTTGCGCGGATTTTTAAAACGCCGGTTACGGTGTTTCTGGTGGCCGGTATCCTGCCATCGGTACCGGGAACCTCCATATACCGCAGCGTGTCTTATGTGATCAGCAATAACCCACAGCTTTCCAGCCATTATCTGGTGGAGACGCTCCAGGTGTCCGGCGCCATAGCAATGGCTATTTTTATCATGGATTCTTTGTTCCGATTGGGGCAGAAGAAGTAA
- a CDS encoding FeoA family protein: MIMKLYEGEIGTTYIVYSVMVKDAITRRLEALGVNEQTPVTLMNKKGSGTVIIKVRGTRLALGKRISEGIEIREAVKHE, translated from the coding sequence ATTATTATGAAGCTTTATGAAGGAGAAATCGGAACAACCTACATTGTTTACAGCGTGATGGTGAAGGATGCCATTACCAGGCGATTAGAAGCCCTTGGAGTCAATGAACAGACTCCTGTTACCCTGATGAATAAGAAAGGCAGCGGTACTGTGATCATCAAAGTCAGAGGTACCCGCCTTGCCCTTGGAAAAAGGATATCGGAAGGAATTGAAATCAGGGAGGCAGTGAAACATGAGTGA
- a CDS encoding threonine/serine exporter family protein — translation MNDKLLVETAVLAGEIMLVSGAEIYRVENTIDHILRKAGRDTAEAIVFSTGIFASLNDPSIEAITVARRVTGRSTNLNRVYLVNDVSRSLCEDRITVEEAYGRLKEIRNAVQYGKRRKDIGIIGVAVFFTLLLGGKWRDCLAAAVTGISLAAAMEVSIRIRLNDFCANGVCAFLIAVSTLFMERWFMPGIKSDIIMIGAIMPLLPGVIFTTAIRDTLNGDYASGTARIMEAVVIALAVAAGVGAGMGLFQWITGGGLTW, via the coding sequence ATGAATGATAAGCTGCTTGTGGAGACTGCGGTTCTGGCAGGTGAGATCATGCTGGTGAGCGGTGCGGAAATTTACCGGGTGGAAAATACCATTGACCACATATTGCGAAAGGCGGGAAGGGATACTGCAGAAGCCATTGTTTTTTCCACAGGGATCTTTGCGTCCCTTAACGATCCCTCCATTGAGGCCATAACAGTCGCCAGAAGAGTCACAGGAAGATCCACCAACTTAAACAGGGTCTATCTGGTCAATGATGTTTCCAGAAGCCTGTGTGAGGACCGCATAACGGTTGAGGAGGCTTATGGAAGGCTGAAGGAGATCCGGAATGCTGTTCAGTACGGAAAAAGACGAAAGGATATTGGTATCATAGGTGTTGCAGTATTCTTCACTCTGCTTCTGGGCGGAAAATGGAGGGATTGCCTGGCGGCTGCGGTCACCGGAATTTCCTTAGCAGCGGCAATGGAGGTTTCCATAAGAATCAGGCTGAATGATTTCTGTGCCAACGGAGTCTGTGCATTTTTAATAGCCGTCTCCACTCTTTTCATGGAACGGTGGTTTATGCCGGGAATCAAAAGTGATATCATTATGATCGGTGCAATTATGCCTCTGCTTCCAGGTGTCATATTTACTACGGCGATCCGGGACACGTTAAACGGAGATTATGCCTCAGGAACGGCAAGGATCATGGAGGCAGTTGTGATCGCTCTTGCGGTTGCCGCAGGTGTGGGAGCTGGTATGGGCTTATTTCAGTGGATAACAGGAGGCGGGCTGACATGGTAG
- the feoB gene encoding ferrous iron transport protein B, giving the protein MSEENRMIHVGFVGNPNCGKTTLFNAFTGAKLKVANWPGVTVERVEGETSYKGRPIRVVDTPGIYSLTCYTLEEIVTRKCLENDEVDVIINVVDASSLERNLYLTLQLLELKKPVILALNMMDIVEDRGMEIDLHRLPEMLGSIPVVPVSARKRTGLDVLLHAVVHHYEEGPQGVVVTYTPKIENKISKIETILKAHYGDLDNLRWHAIKFLEYDEEVWNDHPLDLSNIIDHNYEKEIINQKYDYIEGIIRECLVNKEEKAAFTDKIDEYLTHPLLGVPFFLGIMALVFFLTFTVGDFLKGYFEAALGMLSVSMQQVMENIHAAAWITSLVVDGIVAGVGGILTFLPNIFILFLALAFLEDSGYMARVAYVMNEIMGRVGLSGKAFLPMLLGFGCTVPAVMAARALPSEKDRKRTILITPFMSCSARLPIYVLFSQMFFPDHALIVAYSLYLVGLLMAIAIAYVTHRLAKAEEEDTLLIELPEYKTPNGRTVAIYVWDKVKDYLGKAGTTIFLATIVLWFVLNSGTSGFVTDVSQSFAAAVGRVLIPVLRPAGLGDWRIAVALISGLSAKEVVVSSFSVLFGINNINSAAGMGELSKILGSFGFGGVNAYALMIFCLLYSPCIAAVATIKKETGSLRWTIGMVFFQLTVAWVASVLVYQIGSLIF; this is encoded by the coding sequence ATGAGTGAAGAAAATAGAATGATCCATGTCGGGTTTGTGGGAAACCCTAACTGCGGTAAAACCACCTTATTTAATGCATTTACAGGTGCAAAGCTAAAGGTGGCCAACTGGCCAGGCGTTACTGTGGAGAGAGTAGAAGGTGAAACAAGTTATAAGGGACGTCCCATCCGAGTCGTGGACACGCCTGGAATTTACAGTCTGACCTGCTATACCCTGGAAGAAATCGTAACAAGGAAATGCCTGGAAAATGATGAAGTGGATGTGATCATCAACGTAGTGGACGCTTCTTCGCTGGAACGGAATCTGTATTTAACCCTTCAGCTTCTGGAACTCAAAAAACCGGTGATCCTGGCACTGAACATGATGGATATCGTTGAGGACAGGGGAATGGAAATTGATCTGCACCGTCTTCCTGAGATGCTGGGATCCATTCCGGTGGTTCCGGTTTCCGCAAGAAAGCGGACAGGGCTTGATGTGCTGCTTCATGCGGTGGTACACCATTATGAAGAAGGCCCTCAAGGCGTGGTTGTAACCTATACGCCTAAAATTGAGAATAAAATTTCCAAGATAGAGACCATTTTAAAGGCTCATTACGGAGATTTGGATAATTTAAGATGGCACGCCATTAAGTTTCTGGAATATGACGAGGAGGTCTGGAATGACCATCCCTTAGATTTAAGCAATATCATTGACCATAATTATGAGAAGGAAATTATCAATCAGAAATATGACTATATAGAAGGAATTATCCGGGAATGCCTGGTGAATAAGGAAGAGAAAGCAGCATTTACGGATAAAATCGACGAGTATCTGACTCATCCCTTATTGGGAGTGCCTTTTTTCTTAGGTATCATGGCTCTGGTGTTCTTTTTGACCTTTACGGTCGGCGATTTTTTAAAGGGGTATTTTGAGGCTGCGCTGGGCATGCTTTCCGTATCCATGCAGCAGGTCATGGAAAATATCCATGCAGCTGCCTGGATTACTTCCCTGGTGGTGGATGGAATTGTAGCCGGAGTAGGGGGAATTCTCACGTTCCTTCCCAATATATTTATCCTGTTCCTTGCCCTGGCGTTTCTGGAAGACAGCGGATATATGGCCAGAGTCGCCTATGTCATGAATGAAATCATGGGGCGGGTGGGGCTTTCCGGTAAGGCCTTCCTTCCCATGCTTCTTGGGTTTGGCTGCACCGTCCCTGCGGTTATGGCTGCCAGAGCTCTGCCAAGTGAAAAGGACAGGAAAAGGACAATCTTAATAACGCCTTTTATGTCCTGTTCCGCCAGACTTCCTATTTACGTGCTGTTTTCCCAGATGTTTTTCCCGGACCATGCCCTGATTGTGGCCTATTCCCTGTATCTCGTCGGATTATTGATGGCTATTGCCATTGCATATGTAACACACCGGCTGGCAAAGGCGGAGGAAGAGGATACCCTTCTTATTGAGCTTCCTGAATATAAGACGCCAAATGGGAGAACAGTAGCCATATATGTATGGGACAAAGTAAAGGATTATCTGGGTAAGGCAGGAACTACTATTTTTCTTGCCACCATTGTCCTTTGGTTTGTTTTAAACAGCGGGACTTCGGGATTTGTCACGGATGTCTCACAAAGCTTTGCAGCTGCCGTCGGAAGGGTTCTGATTCCTGTGCTCCGCCCGGCGGGCCTTGGGGACTGGAGGATCGCAGTGGCCTTGATTTCCGGGCTTTCCGCAAAGGAAGTGGTGGTTTCCAGCTTTTCGGTCCTGTTTGGAATCAACAATATAAATTCAGCGGCAGGAATGGGAGAACTGTCCAAGATTCTTGGAAGCTTTGGCTTCGGCGGTGTGAATGCTTATGCCCTGATGATTTTCTGTCTCCTGTATTCCCCATGCATTGCAGCTGTAGCAACGATTAAAAAGGAAACGGGCTCCCTAAGATGGACCATTGGCATGGTTTTCTTCCAACTGACAGTGGCATGGGTTGCTTCTGTACTGGTATATCAGATTGGAAGCCTGATCTTTTAA
- a CDS encoding redox-sensing transcriptional repressor Rex — MEEKKNMVGGISRKTLERLPMYHHYLEQKCREGTETISAPVIALDLRLNEVQVRKDLAMVAKTAGKPKMGYLVNDLIRDMEEFLGFHNTNQAALVGVGSLGKALLSYKGFEQYGVEIVLAFDSDGRKVNTKIGGKPVFPVEKLENLCQRMNIHIGIITVPAEYAQEACNRLVDGGVKAIWNFAPTHLSVPDHVLVQNENMAVSLAALSKYLYEADKEGRQ; from the coding sequence ATGGAAGAGAAAAAAAACATGGTGGGAGGAATTTCCAGAAAGACTCTGGAACGTCTTCCGATGTATCATCATTATCTGGAACAGAAATGCCGGGAAGGAACAGAAACCATATCAGCGCCGGTCATTGCACTGGATCTTCGGCTTAATGAGGTCCAGGTGCGCAAGGATCTGGCAATGGTGGCAAAAACAGCCGGAAAACCTAAAATGGGTTATCTGGTCAATGACTTAATCAGAGACATGGAGGAGTTTTTAGGGTTTCATAATACCAACCAGGCGGCTCTGGTAGGGGTAGGGTCTCTGGGGAAGGCCCTTCTGTCCTATAAGGGATTTGAACAGTACGGAGTGGAGATTGTCCTGGCTTTTGATTCCGATGGCAGAAAAGTGAATACAAAAATAGGGGGAAAGCCGGTTTTTCCTGTGGAAAAGCTGGAAAACCTCTGCCAGAGAATGAATATTCACATCGGTATTATCACAGTCCCTGCAGAATATGCCCAGGAGGCATGCAACCGGCTGGTGGACGGCGGTGTGAAGGCCATATGGAATTTCGCTCCCACCCACTTATCGGTGCCGGATCATGTGCTGGTACAAAATGAGAACATGGCCGTGTCACTGGCCGCCCTGTCCAAATATCTTTATGAGGCAGACAAGGAAGGAAGGCAGTAG
- the queA gene encoding tRNA preQ1(34) S-adenosylmethionine ribosyltransferase-isomerase QueA: MNVRDFNFNLPQELIAQDPLEDRSASRLLVLDKHTGEIQHRHFRDILSYLRKGDCLVINDTKVIPARLFGVKEGTEAKIEILLLKRRENDIWETLVKPGKKAKMGTVISFGEGLLKGTVIDVVEEGNRLIQFSYEGIFEEILDRLGQMPLPPYITHQLKDKNRYQTVYAKHEGSAAAPTAGLHFTKELLKEIEDMGVSIAHVTLHVGLGTFRPVKVDEIEAHHMHSEFYMVEEEEARKVNDAKKNGGRIVCVGTTSCRTVESASGSDGMLRAGSGWTEIFIYPGYRFKLLDCLITNFHLPESTLVMLVSALAGRDHVLHAYEEAIKERYRFFSFGDAMFLTDLQDGQTS, encoded by the coding sequence ATGAACGTTAGGGACTTTAATTTTAATTTGCCTCAGGAGTTGATTGCCCAGGATCCCCTGGAAGACCGTTCTGCCTCCAGGCTTCTGGTATTGGATAAACATACAGGAGAGATCCAGCACAGGCATTTTCGGGACATCCTTTCTTATTTACGGAAGGGGGATTGTCTGGTCATTAATGATACCAAGGTCATTCCTGCCAGACTGTTTGGTGTAAAAGAAGGAACAGAAGCAAAAATAGAGATCCTTCTATTAAAGAGAAGGGAAAATGATATTTGGGAAACCCTTGTAAAACCCGGAAAAAAAGCAAAGATGGGGACAGTGATCTCCTTTGGGGAAGGCCTGTTAAAAGGAACCGTGATCGATGTTGTGGAAGAAGGAAACCGGCTCATTCAGTTTTCCTATGAGGGGATCTTTGAAGAAATACTGGACCGTTTGGGTCAGATGCCTCTTCCGCCTTATATCACCCACCAGCTAAAGGATAAGAACCGATACCAGACGGTTTATGCAAAGCATGAGGGATCGGCAGCAGCACCCACAGCCGGACTGCACTTTACAAAGGAGCTGCTGAAGGAAATCGAGGATATGGGAGTGTCGATTGCACATGTGACTCTTCATGTGGGACTTGGAACCTTTCGCCCGGTAAAGGTGGATGAGATCGAGGCCCATCACATGCACTCTGAATTTTATATGGTGGAAGAGGAAGAGGCCAGAAAGGTCAACGATGCGAAGAAAAACGGCGGACGGATTGTCTGTGTGGGAACTACAAGCTGCCGCACGGTGGAATCGGCATCCGGGTCAGATGGGATGTTACGTGCCGGAAGCGGGTGGACGGAGATATTCATTTACCCTGGCTACCGTTTTAAGCTGTTGGATTGCCTGATCACAAATTTCCACTTGCCGGAATCCACACTGGTGATGCTTGTATCCGCCCTGGCTGGTCGTGATCATGTGCTCCATGCCTACGAGGAGGCCATTAAGGAGCGTTACCGTTTCTTTAGTTTTGGTGATGCTATGTTTCTTACAGACCTGCAGGATGGACAAACATCCTGA
- a CDS encoding DUF5688 family protein, with protein sequence MVYETFLETVKHSLSERLGPEYTLVLQPITKNNGLILHGLCIGKSDERAAPTIYLNHFYESYQNGRPFHAILDDIMALYQNSPLPVQLPIEEFLSQDQIMKKIIFRLINEPANRELLKEVPHISYPELELSIIFCLSFQNDEDSLLTALIHNRHKKAWKLSTEEIYQAAKSNTPRLFPARIRSLPDAIKEIAKKSSDNGINEDTLKEFFDTAPLSPPMYVLSNSSGINGAGCLLYEGILKDFASCCSSDLIILPSSIHEVLIIPYNQEISLDELAETVFSINQEEVPEEDRLSNHIYFFSKDSNKLSISFTSSAPIGTKNP encoded by the coding sequence ATGGTATACGAAACATTTCTGGAAACAGTCAAACATTCCCTAAGCGAAAGGCTGGGGCCGGAGTACACCCTGGTGCTTCAGCCCATTACCAAGAACAACGGTCTAATTCTCCATGGTCTTTGCATTGGAAAATCGGATGAACGTGCTGCACCCACTATCTATTTAAACCATTTCTATGAATCATATCAAAATGGCAGACCTTTTCATGCCATCCTGGATGACATTATGGCCCTTTATCAAAACAGCCCTCTGCCTGTCCAGCTTCCTATTGAGGAATTCTTATCCCAGGACCAGATCATGAAAAAAATCATCTTCCGCCTTATTAACGAACCAGCCAACCGGGAGCTGCTAAAGGAAGTCCCGCACATTTCTTATCCGGAGTTGGAACTTTCCATTATATTCTGCCTGTCATTCCAAAACGATGAAGACAGTCTTCTTACCGCTCTCATCCACAACCGTCATAAAAAAGCCTGGAAATTATCCACAGAAGAAATATACCAGGCAGCTAAGTCTAATACTCCACGCCTTTTCCCTGCCCGGATCCGTTCTCTGCCAGATGCCATAAAAGAGATTGCAAAAAAATCCTCAGACAATGGAATAAACGAAGATACCTTGAAAGAATTCTTTGATACTGCCCCTCTGTCACCTCCCATGTATGTGCTGTCCAACTCCTCCGGAATCAATGGAGCCGGGTGCCTGCTTTATGAGGGCATATTAAAAGACTTCGCCTCCTGCTGCAGCAGCGATTTAATCATACTGCCCTCCAGCATTCACGAAGTCCTCATCATTCCATACAATCAAGAGATTTCCCTTGATGAATTGGCAGAAACTGTATTCTCCATTAATCAGGAGGAAGTCCCGGAAGAAGACCGCCTGTCCAATCACATCTATTTCTTTTCCAAAGACAGCAATAAGCTGTCCATCTCATTTACTTCTTCTGCCCCAATCGGAACAAAGAATCCATGA
- a CDS encoding radical SAM/SPASM domain-containing protein: MKEQSKYLKILGNIDSQNEKGVNQALEKEGFYSKNQGFPIASLQFELTSHCNLACKHCYNNSGINNISDAMTSQNWISFSQYLVEHGGIFECIISGGEPLLFGNDLFKIMDILHEDGTLFFLITNGYLLTKEIADQLRKYRYHKIQVSIDGVTSEYHDSFRQRNGSWKKAVDGAFAIANNGIPLKIAHCVTPYNIHDIDDMCALAYSLGASSIMVGELCLSGRAAINKDLLLSNEQRELLFQKVRENISRYKGKMGVKCSHSVKEGLERHYKSPNSGAIIRPNGDVRIDGMAPFVVGNILTDDFAEIWTKKIFDSWNSPQVLEFINSFDKEDRNYSFINYVEGDVSI, translated from the coding sequence ATGAAAGAGCAATCAAAGTATCTAAAAATACTAGGCAATATAGATTCACAAAATGAAAAAGGGGTAAATCAGGCACTAGAAAAAGAAGGGTTTTATTCAAAAAATCAAGGATTTCCAATTGCCTCATTACAATTTGAGTTAACATCGCATTGTAACCTTGCCTGTAAACATTGTTATAATAATTCTGGGATTAATAACATATCAGACGCAATGACTTCTCAAAATTGGATTTCCTTTTCCCAGTATCTAGTGGAGCATGGAGGAATTTTTGAGTGTATTATATCTGGTGGGGAACCATTGCTATTTGGCAATGATTTGTTTAAAATAATGGATATTCTACACGAAGACGGTACTTTGTTTTTTTTAATTACCAATGGTTATCTATTAACGAAAGAAATAGCAGATCAATTGAGAAAATATCGTTATCATAAGATTCAAGTTTCTATTGATGGGGTTACTTCAGAATATCACGATTCGTTTCGTCAAAGAAATGGAAGCTGGAAAAAGGCAGTAGATGGGGCATTTGCTATTGCTAATAATGGGATTCCACTTAAAATAGCGCATTGTGTTACCCCATATAATATACATGATATTGATGATATGTGCGCACTTGCGTATTCGCTTGGAGCTTCTAGTATTATGGTTGGGGAACTATGTCTTAGCGGAAGGGCAGCGATTAATAAAGATTTGTTACTCTCTAATGAGCAGAGAGAATTGCTTTTTCAGAAAGTGCGAGAGAATATTTCCAGGTACAAGGGAAAAATGGGCGTTAAATGTTCACATAGTGTAAAAGAGGGGTTGGAAAGACATTATAAGTCTCCGAATTCTGGAGCAATTATTAGACCAAACGGAGATGTTAGAATTGATGGTATGGCACCGTTTGTTGTTGGAAATATTTTAACTGATGATTTTGCTGAGATTTGGACAAAGAAAATTTTTGATTCATGGAATAGCCCGCAAGTGTTGGAATTTATTAACAGTTTTGATAAAGAGGATAGAAATTACTCTTTTATTAATTATGTTGAAGGTGATGTTTCTATATAA
- a CDS encoding LysR family transcriptional regulator, with amino-acid sequence MLLQYALEVEKTGSITQAAANLYMDQPNLSKAIKTLEESLGAPIFKRTSKGVVPTARGSIFLEHARNVLVQIEKMEHLYKPDQVKGVEFSLSMPRASYLSLAFSRFIKNLNQEEGMNVWLRETNSADTLKDVENGEYNLGIIRFSSALEGHYTQTAAAKGLLLEPVFQFSLRLLMSADHPLAEKEEITAEDLMPYIEIAHGDGTTGRREGLERKGRLLESARRVYVFERGSQFNLLMEDPRTYMWVSPMPEEILSRWHLVERQCRKRTGMFRDALICRKGYSFTAWDKEFLKELESVKNIFL; translated from the coding sequence GTGTTGTTGCAATACGCCCTTGAGGTGGAAAAAACAGGTTCCATAACCCAGGCGGCTGCCAACCTATATATGGACCAGCCTAATTTAAGCAAGGCCATTAAAACACTGGAAGAAAGCCTTGGGGCACCAATTTTTAAACGGACATCCAAGGGAGTGGTTCCTACGGCAAGAGGAAGTATATTTCTGGAACATGCAAGAAATGTACTGGTACAGATTGAGAAAATGGAACATCTATACAAACCGGATCAGGTGAAGGGAGTGGAATTTTCTCTTTCCATGCCAAGAGCAAGCTATTTAAGCCTGGCATTTTCCCGGTTCATAAAAAATCTGAACCAGGAGGAAGGGATGAACGTGTGGCTGCGGGAGACAAATTCCGCAGATACCTTAAAGGATGTGGAAAACGGAGAATACAATCTTGGAATCATCCGCTTTTCGTCCGCTTTGGAGGGGCATTATACCCAGACAGCCGCTGCTAAGGGTCTTTTGCTGGAGCCGGTTTTCCAATTTTCTTTAAGGCTTCTTATGTCCGCAGATCATCCCCTGGCAGAAAAAGAGGAAATTACAGCGGAAGATCTGATGCCCTATATAGAAATTGCCCATGGGGATGGAACCACGGGCCGCCGGGAGGGCTTGGAAAGGAAAGGAAGACTGCTGGAGTCTGCCAGGCGTGTTTATGTATTTGAGCGGGGAAGCCAGTTCAACCTTTTAATGGAGGATCCCCGTACCTATATGTGGGTTTCTCCTATGCCGGAGGAGATCCTTTCAAGGTGGCACCTGGTGGAACGTCAGTGCAGAAAGAGGACCGGGATGTTTCGGGATGCTCTGATCTGCAGGAAGGGATATTCCTTTACGGCCTGGGATAAGGAGTTTTTAAAAGAGCTGGAATCAGTGAAGAATATTTTTTTATAA
- a CDS encoding radical SAM protein, with product MFYTLNSNVYLVKGKARSCIYDLNSFKLYSVNDALAKKIELANIRGIEINAVDGDLKSIFDELARIGVLVLSETALPHGIDEIKSPDYGCVFAWIEITSRCNLRCLHCYNVSDAHCDVIMSLDNYKKVIDNLINMGVKKVQLIGGEPLFEKQFLKDMLEYTISKFSFIEIFTNGTLLSEEWFNYFSENNIHVALSVYSYSEDEHDKVTGMKGSWERTNKTIEELKKRDIAYRVCNVLMKNVSLGERHTDLYKLSNEKDIVRMSGRANFSLLSDELIRKKLITKQKFQEPIKRGFCSSLVSGHNCFRNKIYISADMKVFPCVMERRLMHCDIGNGKEITLDESIRNLNKDRIKECCDCEYRYACHDCRPNSLSGDIIEKPWYCTYNPLMGEWEDVDEFIVKLNQRWGN from the coding sequence ATGTTTTATACATTGAATAGTAATGTTTATTTGGTTAAAGGAAAAGCACGTAGTTGTATCTATGATTTAAATAGTTTTAAATTATATAGTGTAAACGATGCGTTGGCAAAGAAAATAGAGTTGGCAAATATAAGAGGAATTGAGATTAATGCTGTAGATGGAGACTTAAAATCAATATTCGATGAGTTAGCCAGAATAGGTGTTTTGGTATTATCAGAAACAGCATTGCCACACGGAATTGACGAAATAAAAAGTCCTGATTATGGATGTGTTTTTGCTTGGATCGAAATAACAAGCAGATGTAATTTGAGATGCTTGCATTGTTACAATGTATCAGATGCTCATTGTGACGTTATTATGTCATTGGACAATTATAAGAAAGTAATTGATAATCTCATAAATATGGGTGTAAAAAAGGTTCAACTTATTGGAGGAGAGCCATTATTTGAGAAGCAATTTCTTAAGGATATGCTTGAGTATACGATCAGTAAATTTTCATTTATTGAAATATTTACAAATGGAACATTATTATCTGAAGAATGGTTCAATTATTTTTCCGAGAATAATATTCATGTAGCGCTATCTGTTTATTCATATAGTGAAGATGAGCACGATAAAGTTACAGGTATGAAAGGGTCATGGGAAAGAACAAACAAAACGATAGAGGAATTAAAAAAACGAGATATTGCCTATCGAGTATGTAATGTATTGATGAAAAATGTGTCATTAGGAGAAAGGCATACAGATCTTTACAAATTAAGTAATGAAAAAGATATTGTAAGAATGTCTGGCCGTGCAAACTTTTCCTTGTTGTCAGATGAATTAATTAGAAAAAAGCTTATTACAAAACAAAAATTTCAAGAACCAATCAAAAGGGGATTTTGTAGTTCCTTAGTATCAGGTCATAATTGTTTTAGGAATAAAATATACATATCAGCTGACATGAAAGTGTTCCCTTGTGTAATGGAGCGAAGATTAATGCATTGTGATATAGGCAATGGAAAAGAAATCACTTTAGATGAATCTATTCGAAATCTAAATAAGGATCGGATAAAAGAGTGCTGCGATTGTGAATATAGATATGCTTGCCATGATTGTAGACCTAATTCATTATCAGGCGATATTATAGAAAAGCCGTGGTATTGTACATATAATCCATTAATGGGTGAATGGGAAGATGTTGATGAATTCATAGTAAAACTCAATCAACGATGGGGAAACTGA